In Pseudomonas sp. MTM4, one genomic interval encodes:
- the ftsA gene encoding cell division protein FtsA: MSSVQSGKMIVGLDIGTSKVVALVGEVTPDGELEIVGIGTHPSRGLKKGVVVNIESTVQSIQRAVEEAQLMAGCRIHSAFVGLAGNHIRSLNSHGIVAIRDREVSTADLERVLDAAQAVAIPADQRVLHTLPQDYVIDNQEGVREPLGMSGVRLEAKVHVVTCAVNAAQNIEKCVRRCGLEVDDIILEQLASAHAVLTDDEKELGVCLVDIGGGTTDICIFTEGAIRHTAVIPIAGDQVTNDIAMALRTPTQYAEEIKIRYACALAKLAGPGETIKVPSVGDRPPRELSRQALAEVVEPRYDELFTLIQAELRRSGYEDLVPAGIVLTGGTAKMEGAVELAEEIFHMPVRLGVPHSINGLTDVVRNPIYSTGVGLLLYGMRKQTDGTTMSGLGNFAEEPKTSVVDRLKSWIQGNF, translated from the coding sequence ATGTCTAGCGTGCAAAGCGGCAAGATGATCGTCGGCCTCGACATCGGCACCTCCAAGGTGGTGGCGCTGGTGGGCGAAGTGACGCCGGACGGCGAACTCGAAATCGTCGGGATCGGCACCCATCCGTCGCGTGGCCTGAAGAAGGGCGTGGTGGTCAACATCGAGTCCACCGTTCAGTCGATCCAGCGTGCCGTCGAAGAAGCGCAGCTGATGGCCGGCTGCCGCATCCACTCCGCCTTCGTCGGTCTAGCCGGCAACCATATCCGCAGCCTCAACTCCCATGGCATCGTCGCGATCCGGGATCGCGAGGTCAGTACAGCGGATCTAGAACGCGTGCTCGATGCCGCGCAAGCGGTGGCGATTCCGGCTGATCAGCGGGTGCTGCATACGCTTCCGCAGGATTATGTGATCGATAACCAGGAGGGCGTCCGTGAGCCGTTGGGCATGTCCGGCGTGCGTCTGGAAGCGAAGGTTCATGTCGTTACTTGCGCCGTCAACGCAGCGCAGAACATCGAAAAGTGCGTACGTCGCTGCGGCCTGGAAGTCGACGACATCATTCTGGAACAACTCGCATCGGCCCACGCCGTCCTGACCGACGATGAAAAAGAACTGGGCGTCTGCCTGGTGGATATCGGCGGCGGCACAACCGACATCTGCATCTTCACCGAAGGAGCGATTCGGCATACCGCGGTCATTCCGATCGCCGGTGATCAGGTCACCAATGACATCGCCATGGCTCTGCGTACGCCGACCCAGTACGCCGAAGAGATCAAGATCCGCTACGCCTGCGCGCTGGCCAAGCTGGCGGGCCCCGGCGAAACCATCAAGGTACCGAGCGTCGGGGATCGTCCGCCGCGGGAACTCTCACGCCAGGCGTTGGCCGAAGTCGTGGAGCCGCGTTATGACGAACTCTTTACATTGATCCAGGCTGAGCTGCGTCGAAGCGGCTACGAGGATCTGGTCCCGGCAGGGATCGTTCTCACCGGCGGTACGGCGAAGATGGAAGGCGCCGTCGAGCTGGCCGAGGAAATCTTTCACATGCCGGTGCGCCTGGGCGTACCGCACAGCATCAACGGACTCACGGATGTGGTCCGCAATCCTATCTATTCAACGGGCGTGGGCCTGTTGCTGTACGGCATGCGCAAGCAGACCGATGGCACGACCATGTCCGGTCTCGGCAACTTCGCCGAAGAACCCAAAACATCTGTCGTGGACCGGCTCAAAAGCTGGATCCAAGGCAATTTCTGA
- the murG gene encoding undecaprenyldiphospho-muramoylpentapeptide beta-N-acetylglucosaminyltransferase produces MAANVLIMAGGTGGHVFPALACAHEFQSRGYSVHWLGTPRGIENEVVPAAGLPLHLIQVSGLRGKGVASLLKAPFQLLRSLGQARRIMRELKPVCVLGLGGYVTGPGGLAAKLAGVPLVIHEQNAVAGTANRGLVPFAQRVCEAFPNTFANSAKRRTTGNPVRHELFLETPRQTLLGRRPRLLVLGGSLGAEPLNKLLPEALGQLAQELRPEVFHQAGKQHADITRERYTAAGVEAEVAPFIKDMARAYAWADLVICRAGALTVCELAAAGLPSFLVPLPHAIDDHQTRNAEYLAKEGAAVLLLQAKTDAAALAAQLTEVMMQPEKLKTMGATARRLARPDATRTVVDICLEVAHG; encoded by the coding sequence ATGGCCGCTAACGTACTGATCATGGCCGGCGGCACCGGCGGGCACGTTTTCCCGGCGCTGGCCTGTGCGCATGAATTCCAGAGCCGCGGCTACAGCGTGCATTGGCTGGGCACGCCTCGCGGGATCGAGAACGAAGTGGTGCCGGCCGCCGGTCTGCCGCTGCATCTGATCCAAGTGAGCGGGCTGCGGGGCAAAGGCGTGGCGTCGTTACTCAAGGCTCCTTTCCAGCTGCTGCGTTCACTCGGGCAAGCCCGTCGGATCATGCGGGAGCTCAAGCCGGTCTGCGTGCTGGGGCTCGGTGGCTATGTGACGGGTCCAGGCGGTTTGGCCGCGAAGCTGGCCGGTGTGCCGTTGGTGATCCATGAGCAGAATGCCGTCGCTGGGACCGCCAATCGTGGTCTGGTGCCGTTCGCGCAGCGGGTCTGCGAGGCCTTTCCGAATACCTTCGCCAACAGCGCGAAGCGCCGCACGACCGGTAATCCGGTGCGCCATGAACTGTTTCTCGAAACGCCCCGGCAAACGCTGCTAGGGCGTCGTCCTCGTCTGCTGGTGCTGGGTGGCAGTCTGGGCGCCGAGCCATTGAACAAACTGTTGCCCGAAGCCCTCGGCCAATTGGCGCAGGAACTGCGTCCCGAGGTGTTCCATCAGGCGGGCAAGCAGCACGCCGACATCACCCGGGAGCGCTATACCGCCGCGGGTGTCGAGGCCGAAGTCGCTCCCTTCATTAAAGACATGGCCCGTGCCTACGCCTGGGCCGACCTGGTGATCTGCCGCGCGGGTGCGCTAACCGTCTGTGAGCTGGCCGCGGCCGGGTTGCCATCGTTCCTGGTGCCTTTGCCCCATGCGATCGACGATCACCAGACCCGCAACGCCGAATATCTGGCGAAGGAGGGCGCAGCCGTTCTTCTCCTACAAGCAAAGACCGATGCTGCCGCGCTGGCCGCGCAGCTGACCGAGGTAATGATGCAGCCGGAAAAACTCAAGACCATGGGGGCCACGGCACGCCGCCTGGCTCGGCCGGACGCCACCCGTACCGTCGTTGATATCTGCCTGGAGGTGGCGCATGGCTAA
- the murC gene encoding UDP-N-acetylmuramate--L-alanine ligase, producing MAKSPAAVKAEVRRMRRIRRIHFVGIGGVGMCGIAEVLLNLGYDVSGSDLKESASTERLQNFGAQIYIGHQAGNVAGADVLVVSSAVNASNPEVAFALEQRIPVVPRAEMLAELMRYRHGIAVAGTHGKTTTTSLLASVFAAGGLDPTFVIGGRLTAAGTNAQLGSSRYLIAEADESDASFLHLQPMVAVVTNIDADHMSTYGGDFGKLKRTFVEFLHNLPFYGLAVLCVDDPVVREIIPQIGRPITTYGLSEDADVRAVSIRQEGMRTYFTVLRDGCDALDVSVNMPGKHNVLNALATIAIATDEGIDDGAIVQGLSEFGGVGRRFQVYGELPVDGGSVMLVDDYGHHPREVAAVIQAVRGGWPERRLVMVYQPHRFSRTRDLYDDFVQVLTDANVLLLMEVYPAGEEPIPGADSRHLCHSIRQRGQLDPIYIERGVELAPLVKPLLRAGDILLCQGAGDIGGLAPQLINSPLFAGDAARKSE from the coding sequence ATGGCTAAGTCTCCCGCAGCGGTTAAGGCCGAAGTACGTCGCATGCGCCGCATCCGCAGGATTCATTTTGTCGGTATTGGCGGCGTCGGCATGTGCGGCATCGCAGAAGTCCTGCTGAATCTCGGCTACGACGTCTCCGGCTCGGATCTGAAAGAATCGGCTAGCACCGAGCGTCTGCAGAATTTCGGTGCGCAGATCTATATCGGACATCAGGCCGGCAATGTGGCCGGGGCCGATGTGCTGGTGGTTTCCAGTGCGGTGAATGCCTCCAACCCCGAGGTCGCATTTGCGCTTGAACAGCGGATCCCGGTGGTGCCGCGTGCCGAGATGCTTGCCGAGCTGATGCGCTATCGCCACGGGATCGCGGTTGCCGGCACCCACGGCAAGACCACCACGACCAGCCTGCTGGCATCGGTGTTTGCTGCGGGCGGACTCGATCCGACCTTCGTCATCGGCGGGCGCCTGACGGCGGCCGGAACCAATGCGCAGCTGGGTAGCAGTCGCTATCTGATTGCCGAAGCCGACGAGAGCGACGCCAGCTTCCTGCACCTGCAGCCGATGGTCGCCGTGGTCACCAACATCGATGCCGACCACATGAGCACCTATGGCGGTGACTTCGGCAAGCTCAAGCGCACCTTCGTGGAGTTCCTGCACAACCTGCCGTTCTACGGGCTTGCGGTGCTCTGCGTAGATGATCCGGTGGTGCGCGAGATCATCCCCCAGATTGGCCGCCCGATCACCACCTATGGCCTCAGCGAAGATGCCGATGTGCGGGCCGTCAGCATCCGCCAGGAAGGCATGCGTACCTACTTCACGGTGCTGCGCGATGGCTGCGATGCGCTCGATGTTTCGGTCAACATGCCGGGCAAGCACAACGTCCTCAATGCGCTGGCAACGATCGCCATCGCGACTGACGAGGGCATCGATGATGGCGCCATCGTCCAGGGTTTGTCGGAGTTTGGAGGTGTCGGCCGACGCTTCCAGGTCTATGGCGAGCTGCCGGTGGATGGCGGCAGTGTGATGCTGGTCGACGATTACGGTCATCACCCACGTGAAGTCGCCGCGGTGATTCAGGCCGTACGTGGCGGCTGGCCCGAGCGTCGTCTGGTGATGGTCTATCAGCCTCATCGTTTCAGCCGAACCCGCGATCTGTACGACGATTTCGTTCAGGTGCTGACCGATGCCAATGTGCTGCTGCTGATGGAAGTCTATCCGGCAGGCGAGGAGCCGATTCCTGGCGCCGACAGCCGCCACCTGTGCCACAGCATTCGTCAGCGCGGCCAGCTCGATCCGATCTATATCGAGCGCGGTGTCGAACTGGCGCCGCTGGTCAAACCGCTGCTGCGCGCTGGCGACATTCTGCTCTGCCAAGGCGCCGGAGACATCGGCGGACTGGCTCCCCAATTGATCAACAGTCCCCTGTTTGCTGGCGATGCCGCGAGGAAGAGTGAATGA
- a CDS encoding cell division protein FtsQ/DivIB produces MITTLRHSQPATGRASRKPAQRGASRLVQREPLSARLPRPSLSSLKRVLWPVLLVALVVGLYELGERLAPYADRPIAKVSVRGELSYVDQQVVQARMAPFVEASFFKVDLDALRRDLEQMPWIAHVEARRIWPDEVMVRLDEQLPIARWGDEALLNNNGQAFAPNDLAQYEHLPQLHGPKRAQQRVMQQYQMLSQMLRPLGFSIARLELRARGSWFLTTRQGVELLLGRDQIIEKMRRFTAIYQQELAPESERIARIDLRYANGLAVAWREPSPTTTDESVVAKN; encoded by the coding sequence ATGATTACCACGCTACGTCACTCGCAACCCGCTACCGGCCGCGCTTCGCGCAAACCGGCGCAGCGGGGTGCGAGCCGGCTGGTGCAACGTGAACCGCTTTCAGCGCGCCTGCCGCGCCCAAGCCTGAGTTCGCTCAAGCGTGTTCTCTGGCCGGTGCTATTGGTTGCGCTGGTGGTCGGGCTTTACGAACTGGGCGAGCGGCTCGCGCCTTATGCCGATCGGCCCATCGCCAAGGTCAGCGTTCGGGGCGAGCTGAGCTATGTCGATCAACAGGTCGTGCAGGCGCGCATGGCTCCTTTCGTCGAAGCCAGCTTCTTCAAGGTCGATCTCGATGCCCTGCGTCGCGATCTGGAGCAGATGCCATGGATCGCGCACGTGGAAGCGCGCCGTATCTGGCCGGATGAGGTCATGGTGCGCCTCGATGAGCAATTGCCCATCGCCCGTTGGGGCGATGAGGCGCTGTTGAACAACAACGGTCAGGCCTTTGCGCCCAATGACCTAGCTCAGTATGAACACCTGCCGCAGTTGCATGGTCCGAAACGGGCCCAGCAGCGAGTGATGCAGCAATACCAGATGCTTAGCCAGATGCTTCGGCCGCTCGGGTTCTCCATTGCCCGTCTGGAATTGCGGGCTCGGGGCAGCTGGTTCTTGACGACCAGGCAGGGCGTCGAGCTGTTACTGGGAAGGGATCAGATAATCGAAAAAATGCGGCGCTTCACGGCCATCTATCAGCAGGAGCTGGCGCCGGAGAGCGAAAGAATTGCGCGGATCGACCTCCGCTACGCCAATGGCCTGGCCGTTGCGTGGCGCGAGCCGAGCCCGACCACGACGGACGAATCCGTCGTTGCGAAGAATTGA
- a CDS encoding bacterioferritin translates to MSYVQLSDKQTLRERARQHVENGAVTESYSADRDTVINLLNEALATELVCYLRYKRHYYMATGLKSSVAAAEFLEHANEEQEHADRLAERIVQLGGAPDFNPDSLTERSHAQYAEGNGLRDMVFENLVAERIAIDSYREIVQYIGDKDPTTRRIFEDILAQEEEHADDMASLLDGMN, encoded by the coding sequence ATGAGCTATGTACAACTGAGCGACAAACAGACCTTGCGCGAGCGTGCCCGGCAGCATGTCGAAAACGGTGCGGTGACCGAAAGCTATTCAGCAGACCGCGACACCGTGATCAATCTGCTCAACGAGGCATTGGCCACCGAGCTGGTCTGCTACCTGCGCTACAAGCGCCATTACTACATGGCGACTGGATTGAAATCGAGCGTTGCCGCAGCAGAGTTCCTTGAGCACGCCAACGAAGAGCAGGAACATGCCGACCGACTGGCCGAGCGTATCGTGCAGCTGGGCGGCGCACCCGACTTCAATCCGGACAGCCTTACCGAGCGATCACATGCGCAATATGCCGAAGGCAACGGCCTGCGCGACATGGTCTTCGAAAACCTGGTTGCCGAGCGCATCGCCATCGACAGCTACCGCGAGATCGTTCAGTACATCGGCGACAAGGACCCAACCACACGACGGATCTTCGAGGATATTCTCGCGCAGGAAGAAGAACACGCCGATGACATGGCCAGCCTGCTCGACGGCATGAACTGA
- a CDS encoding Rho termination factor N-terminal domain-containing protein, which produces MPRGEKSKYTDKQQRKAEHIEQSYEERGVPEKEAEARAWATVNKQSGGGERKGGSGQNKSETAKRADRKDSSHRAAKARSGDSPNKGSARSNRSGSSSLTELTRDELMQKARERDVRGRSKMRKDELIKALS; this is translated from the coding sequence ATGCCTAGAGGTGAAAAATCCAAGTACACCGATAAACAGCAACGCAAAGCCGAACATATCGAACAGAGCTATGAGGAGCGCGGTGTGCCCGAGAAGGAAGCCGAAGCACGTGCGTGGGCCACGGTGAACAAGCAATCTGGCGGCGGCGAGCGCAAGGGTGGGTCGGGGCAGAACAAAAGCGAGACAGCCAAGCGCGCCGACCGCAAGGATTCTTCTCATCGCGCAGCGAAAGCACGCTCCGGCGATTCACCCAACAAGGGCTCGGCGCGTAGCAATCGCTCCGGCAGTAGCTCGCTCACCGAACTGACGCGGGACGAACTGATGCAGAAAGCCCGTGAGCGTGACGTCCGCGGTCGGTCGAAGATGCGCAAGGACGAGCTGATCAAGGCACTCAGCTGA
- the ftsZ gene encoding cell division protein FtsZ produces the protein MFELVDHTPQSAVIKVIGVGGGGGNAVNHMVRNSVEGVEFICANTDAQALKKIEARTVLQLGSAITKGLGAGTNPDIGRQAAMDDRERIAEVLQGADMVFITTGMGGGTGTGAAPVIASVAKEMGILTVAVVTRPFPFEGRRRMQVADEGIRQLSECVDSLITIPNEKLLTILGKDASLLAAFAKADDVLTGAVRGISDIMQRPGLMNVDFADVKTVMGEMGMAMMGTGCATGPNRAREATEAAIRNPLLEDVNLQGARGILVNITAGLDLSLGEYAAVGEIIEAFASDEATVKVGAVIDPDMLDELHVTVVATGLGPRNEKPVKVVDNTLQTAAVAPQAAPAPRQDQAAVNYRDLDRPTIMRNQANVATAAKMNPQEDLDYLDIPAFLRRQAD, from the coding sequence ATGTTCGAACTCGTAGATCATACCCCGCAGAGTGCAGTGATTAAGGTCATTGGCGTAGGCGGAGGCGGCGGCAACGCCGTCAATCACATGGTGCGCAACAGCGTCGAAGGCGTCGAATTCATCTGCGCCAACACCGATGCTCAGGCGCTGAAGAAAATCGAAGCGCGGACCGTACTGCAGTTGGGTTCCGCTATTACCAAAGGCCTGGGCGCCGGCACCAATCCCGATATTGGTCGTCAGGCTGCCATGGATGACCGTGAGCGCATTGCCGAGGTGCTGCAGGGCGCTGACATGGTGTTCATCACCACCGGCATGGGCGGTGGTACCGGTACCGGCGCCGCGCCGGTCATCGCTTCGGTTGCCAAGGAAATGGGCATCCTGACCGTAGCAGTGGTGACTCGCCCGTTCCCGTTCGAGGGGCGTCGTCGCATGCAGGTCGCCGACGAGGGCATTCGTCAGCTCTCCGAGTGCGTCGACTCGCTGATCACCATTCCCAACGAAAAGCTGCTGACCATCCTGGGCAAGGATGCGAGCCTGCTCGCGGCTTTCGCCAAGGCCGACGACGTACTCACCGGCGCCGTGCGCGGTATTTCCGACATCATGCAACGCCCAGGCCTGATGAACGTCGACTTCGCCGATGTAAAAACCGTCATGGGGGAAATGGGCATGGCGATGATGGGTACGGGGTGCGCAACCGGCCCCAACCGCGCTCGCGAAGCTACCGAGGCGGCTATCCGCAACCCGCTGCTAGAAGACGTCAATCTGCAGGGTGCTCGCGGCATTTTGGTCAACATCACCGCTGGTCTGGATCTTTCGCTCGGTGAATACGCTGCCGTCGGCGAGATCATCGAGGCGTTCGCGTCCGATGAAGCGACCGTCAAGGTGGGTGCTGTGATCGATCCCGATATGCTCGACGAACTGCACGTTACCGTCGTCGCTACGGGACTCGGCCCGCGTAATGAGAAACCGGTCAAGGTTGTCGACAATACCCTGCAGACCGCAGCGGTCGCGCCGCAGGCAGCGCCGGCTCCACGTCAGGATCAGGCAGCGGTGAACTACCGTGATCTGGACCGCCCGACCATCATGCGCAATCAGGCCAACGTGGCGACTGCGGCGAAAATGAATCCTCAGGAGGACTTGGATTACCTTGATATTCCGGCCTTTCTGCGTCGCCAGGCTGATTGA
- the ftsW gene encoding putative lipid II flippase FtsW gives MLAFLRSAPSPLFSRRGLDLDFPMLAGCLALLGLGLVMITSASSEVAAVNAGNSLYHMVRHLVYVLLGLGAAAAVLLVPLSVWQRSDWMLLLAAFALLILVLIPGIGREVNGSMRWIGFGAFNVQPSELAKLFVVVYLAGYLVRRQQEVRESLWGFLKPFLVLLPMAMLLLLEPDFGATVVMMGAAVAMLFLGGVGLIRFSLLVLLAVGAVFILVQTQEYRLQRLITFTDPWADQYGAGYQLTQALIAFGRGEWLGVGLGNSVQKQFYLPEAHTDFVFSVLAEELGMVGALLTILLFAFVGVRALYIGLAAERARQFFAAYIAWGVAFLWLGQFLINVGVNVGLLPTKGLTLPFLSYGGSSLVVTCASMALLLRIEWESRTVLGSEDAEFSEEDFAEVPESKVKGVAHGR, from the coding sequence ATGCTCGCGTTCCTGCGCAGTGCGCCCTCTCCGCTATTCAGCCGCCGTGGCCTGGATCTCGATTTCCCGATGCTCGCGGGTTGTCTGGCGCTGCTGGGCCTGGGGCTCGTGATGATTACCTCAGCGTCCTCGGAGGTCGCTGCGGTGAATGCCGGCAATTCGCTGTACCACATGGTTCGCCATCTGGTGTACGTGCTGCTCGGTCTGGGGGCCGCGGCGGCCGTGTTGTTGGTGCCCTTGTCCGTATGGCAGCGGTCGGACTGGATGCTGCTGTTAGCCGCGTTTGCGTTACTGATCCTGGTACTGATTCCGGGCATCGGTCGCGAGGTCAACGGCTCCATGCGCTGGATCGGCTTCGGCGCCTTCAACGTGCAGCCGTCGGAGTTGGCCAAGCTCTTCGTCGTGGTCTATCTCGCCGGTTATCTCGTGCGCCGTCAGCAAGAAGTACGCGAAAGCCTCTGGGGCTTTCTCAAGCCATTCTTGGTGCTGCTGCCGATGGCGATGCTGTTGCTGCTCGAGCCCGACTTCGGTGCGACCGTCGTCATGATGGGCGCGGCGGTGGCGATGCTGTTCCTCGGTGGTGTCGGCTTGATCCGCTTCAGCCTGCTGGTGCTGCTGGCGGTCGGCGCGGTGTTCATCCTGGTGCAGACTCAGGAGTATCGCCTGCAGCGGTTGATCACCTTCACCGACCCCTGGGCTGATCAGTATGGTGCCGGCTACCAATTGACCCAGGCGTTGATTGCGTTCGGGCGGGGCGAATGGCTCGGTGTCGGTCTGGGTAACAGCGTGCAGAAGCAGTTCTACCTGCCTGAAGCGCATACCGATTTCGTGTTTTCTGTGCTGGCGGAAGAACTCGGCATGGTCGGTGCGTTGCTAACGATTTTGCTGTTCGCCTTCGTCGGCGTACGCGCTCTGTATATCGGGCTGGCAGCCGAGCGCGCACGCCAGTTCTTCGCCGCTTACATCGCCTGGGGCGTGGCGTTTTTGTGGCTCGGACAGTTTCTGATCAACGTCGGTGTGAACGTTGGTCTTCTACCGACGAAGGGGCTGACCTTGCCATTCCTGAGCTATGGCGGCAGTTCGCTGGTGGTGACCTGCGCCAGCATGGCTTTGTTGCTGCGTATCGAGTGGGAGAGCCGCACCGTATTGGGTAGCGAAGACGCCGAGTTCAGCGAAGAAGACTTCGCCGAAGTGCCGGAATCCAAGGTCAAGGGGGTCGCCCATGGCCGCTAA
- a CDS encoding D-alanine--D-alanine ligase, whose amino-acid sequence MTGLQSTRDPKAFGRVAVLFGGKSAEREVSLKSGAAVLGALQSAGVDAFGIDVGDDVLARLNSEHVDRAFIVLHGRGGEDGSMQGLLECAGIPYTGSGILASALAMDKLRTKQVWQSLGLPTPRHTVLTTEADCHAAADSLGFPLIVKPAHEGSSIGMAKVGGIAELIAAWRAASAYDSQVLVEQWIQGPEYTVATLRGSVLPPIGLGTPHTFYDYDAKYLASDTQYRIPCGLDAAKEEELKNLSARACEAVGIQGWARVDVMQDSTGAFWLLEVNTVPGMTDHSLVPMAARAAGLDFQQLVLAILDASLAAGN is encoded by the coding sequence ATGACTGGCCTGCAATCGACCCGTGATCCCAAGGCGTTCGGCCGGGTTGCCGTGCTGTTCGGCGGCAAGAGTGCCGAACGCGAAGTGTCGCTGAAGTCCGGTGCTGCCGTACTGGGCGCGCTACAGTCGGCGGGTGTCGATGCGTTCGGCATCGACGTTGGCGACGATGTGCTGGCTCGCCTGAACAGCGAGCATGTTGACCGCGCCTTCATCGTGCTGCACGGCCGTGGCGGCGAAGATGGCAGCATGCAGGGCCTGCTCGAGTGCGCCGGCATCCCCTATACCGGCAGTGGCATTCTTGCGTCGGCGCTGGCCATGGACAAGCTGCGCACCAAGCAGGTGTGGCAGAGCCTCGGTCTGCCAACCCCGCGCCATACCGTGCTGACGACTGAGGCTGACTGTCACGCTGCGGCCGACAGCCTGGGCTTTCCGCTGATCGTCAAACCCGCGCATGAAGGTTCCAGCATCGGCATGGCCAAGGTCGGCGGCATCGCCGAGCTGATTGCCGCTTGGCGCGCTGCCAGTGCCTATGACTCTCAGGTGTTGGTCGAGCAATGGATTCAAGGGCCGGAATACACGGTCGCCACGCTTCGCGGTTCGGTCTTGCCGCCGATCGGGCTGGGTACCCCGCACACCTTTTATGACTACGACGCCAAGTATCTGGCCAGCGATACCCAGTACCGCATTCCCTGCGGTCTGGATGCGGCCAAGGAAGAAGAACTCAAAAATCTTTCCGCCCGTGCCTGCGAGGCCGTGGGTATTCAGGGCTGGGCGCGTGTCGACGTCATGCAGGACAGCACCGGCGCCTTCTGGCTGCTGGAGGTTAACACCGTTCCGGGAATGACCGATCACAGTCTGGTGCCGATGGCGGCGCGCGCGGCTGGGCTGGATTTCCAGCAGCTGGTGCTGGCCATTCTCGATGCCAGCCTGGCGGCAGGTAACTGA
- the lpxC gene encoding UDP-3-O-acyl-N-acetylglucosamine deacetylase, which yields MIRQRTLKNIIRATGVGLHSGEKVYLTLKPAPVDTGIVFCRTDLNPPVQIAARAENVGETTMSTTLVSGDVKVDTVEHLLSAMAGLGIDNAYVELSASEVPIMDGSAGPFVFLIQSAGLQEQDAPKKFIRIIREVTVEDGDKRATFIPFEGFKVSFEIDFDHPVFRGRTQTASVDFSSTSFVKEVSRARTFGFMRDIEFLRSHNLALGGSVENAIVVDEDHVLNEDGLRYEDEFVKHKILDAIGDLYLLGTSLIGEFRGFKSGHALNNRLLRTLMEQKDAWEMVTFDDSQTAPISYMRPAAAG from the coding sequence ATGATCAGACAACGCACCTTGAAGAACATCATTCGCGCCACTGGCGTCGGCCTGCATTCGGGGGAAAAGGTATACCTGACCCTGAAGCCGGCACCCGTGGATACTGGAATCGTGTTCTGTCGCACCGATCTCAACCCGCCCGTGCAGATTGCCGCACGGGCCGAGAACGTCGGCGAGACAACCATGTCGACCACGCTGGTAAGCGGTGACGTCAAAGTCGACACGGTGGAGCATTTGCTTTCGGCCATGGCTGGACTTGGCATCGATAACGCTTATGTCGAGCTTTCCGCATCGGAAGTGCCGATCATGGACGGTAGCGCTGGCCCCTTCGTATTCCTGATTCAATCAGCCGGCCTGCAGGAGCAGGACGCCCCCAAGAAATTCATCCGCATCATCCGCGAGGTCACGGTGGAGGACGGCGACAAGCGCGCCACGTTCATACCATTCGAAGGCTTCAAAGTGAGTTTCGAGATCGACTTCGACCATCCGGTTTTCCGCGGTCGCACCCAAACCGCCAGCGTGGATTTCTCCAGCACTTCCTTTGTCAAGGAAGTCAGTCGTGCACGGACGTTCGGTTTCATGCGCGACATCGAGTTCCTCCGCTCGCACAATCTGGCTTTGGGTGGAAGCGTTGAAAACGCGATTGTGGTTGACGAAGACCACGTGCTCAACGAAGACGGCCTGCGTTATGAGGACGAGTTCGTGAAGCACAAGATTCTCGATGCGATCGGTGATCTTTACTTGCTGGGCACCAGTTTGATCGGCGAATTCCGCGGCTTTAAATCCGGACATGCATTGAACAATCGTTTGCTGCGCACCTTGATGGAACAGAAGGACGCGTGGGAGATGGTGACGTTCGATGATTCCCAGACCGCACCGATCTCCTACATGCGCCCGGCAGCTGCCGGCTGA